The proteins below are encoded in one region of Effusibacillus dendaii:
- a CDS encoding VOC family protein: MIKQIATVAVYVEDQQRALQFWTDKVGFEVFANHPMGPNANWLEVGPKGAQSHLVIYPRAMMPNWQELKASIVFECEDIQGTYRQMSDNGVEFLEEPKAMAWGTYARFKDPDGNEFLLKG, encoded by the coding sequence ATGATCAAGCAAATCGCAACCGTTGCCGTATATGTAGAGGACCAACAGCGAGCTTTGCAGTTCTGGACGGATAAAGTCGGATTTGAGGTATTTGCCAACCATCCGATGGGACCGAACGCTAACTGGTTGGAAGTAGGCCCGAAAGGGGCGCAATCCCATCTGGTGATTTATCCCCGCGCGATGATGCCAAACTGGCAGGAACTGAAGGCCTCGATTGTGTTTGAGTGCGAGGACATTCAGGGCACGTACCGGCAGATGTCGGACAACGGAGTCGAGTTTCTGGAAGAGCCGAAAGCGATGGCATGGGGCACTTACGCCCGATTCAAAGATCCGGACGGAAACGAGTTCCTGCTGAAAGGCTGA